The DNA sequence TGGCAGACCGCCCAGGTCCGCGACCGTCGGCCGGAACCGGGTGACGAGGCGCGGAACGTCCAGTGGTACCTCGAGAACACCCTGTTCGACGTCACGGGAGAAGTCTACGCCGAGTTCGAGGAAGCGCTGGGCGAACGGTTCGAGGACGTCTCGATCCCCCAGTTGTTCCAGTTCCGGTCGTGGGCGGGCAGCGACGCCGACGGGAACCCCTACGTCACCCCCGAGGTGACGGCGGAGACCCTCGACCGACAGCGCTCGGTGGTGGTCGAGCGCTACCGCGACGAACTCAAACGCCTCTCGGGGGTGGTGAGCCAGGACGGACGGCGGATCGAAGTCGACGAAACCTTCGAGGAACGCCTCGCCGCCGACCGCGAGCGATTTCCCTCGATCGCCGAGACCGCCGCCGAGCGCTACCCGAACGAGCCCTACCGCCAGAAGCTCCGCCTGATGCGCGAACGCCTCGTCCGGGTCGGTGACGTCCGGCCCGGTGGGTACGGGGAAGCCGACGAACTCGTCGCCGACCTCGACGCGCTCGCGGCCAGCCTCCGGGCGAACGACGCGGGAACCGTCGCGACCGCCCACGTCGACCCGCTGCGCCGCCAGGTCGCGACCTTCGAGTTTCAGCTCGCGAGCCTCGACCTGCGCGACCACCGCGAGAACCACACGACAGCGGTGGCGGAGACCCTCGACCGCCAGGAGGTCGAGTACGGGGAGATGGACGAGGACGAACGGGTCGCGACCCTCACCGACGCGGTCCTGCAGGAGGAGTCAGTGATCGACGTCGACGACCGGGACGGGGTTTCCGATACGACGGGGACGGTCCTCGAACGGTTCGCGAGCCTCGCCGACTGGCAGCGCGAGTACGGCTCCGACGCCATCGACACCTACTGTATCTCGATGACCGAGGAGCCGAGCCACGTCCTCGAAGTCCTCTTTTTGGCCGACCAGGCGGGCGTGGTCTCGCTGCCGGATCATTCGGGACTGGACGTGGTGCCGCTGCTCGAAACCGAGTCCGCGCTCTCCGGAGCGGACCGGATCATGGGGACGCTGTTCGAGAACGAGGCCTACGCGGCGGCGGTCGCCGCCCGCGGCGGCACCCAGGAGATCATGCTGGGCTACTCGGATTCGAACAAGGAGAACGGGTTCCTCGCGGCGAACTGGGAGCTCCACCGCAACCAGCGCCGTCTCGGCGAGATCGTCGCCGAGTACGACGTCTCCCTCCGGCTGTTCCACGGTCGCGGCGGCTCGATCTCGCGTGGCGGCGGCCCGATGAACGAGGCGCTGCGCGCGCTGCCGAACAGTACGGTGACGGGGGAGGTCAAGTTCACCGAACAGGGCGAGGCGATCGCCGAGAAGTACGCCACCCCGCGGATCGCCGAGCGCAACCTCGAACAGATGCTGAACGCCCAACTGCTCGCACGTCACGACGCGGTCGAGCAGCCTACCGAGGAGATCCCCCAAGTATGGACCGACGCGATGGACGCGATGGCGAGCGCCGCGCGCGAGGAGTACCGCGACCTCCTCGAAAGCGAGGGGTTCGTCGAGTTCTTCGGCCAGGCCACCCCGATCGGGGTGATCGAGGACCTGAACCTCGGGTCGCGGCCGGCCTCGCGGTCGGGCGAGCGCACCGTCGAGGACCTCCGGGCGATCCCGTGGGTGTTCTCGTGGACCCAGGCGCGCTGTATTCTCCCCGGGTGGTACGCGCTCGGTACCGGCATCGAGACCTACCTCGACGAGGGATCGGCGGGCACCGACGACACCGACCGCGACGAGCGCGTCGAAACCCTCCGCGAGATGTACGCCGAGTGGCCGTTCTTCCGGACCACCCTCGACAACGCCGCGCTCTCGCTCGCGCGCACCGAGATGGAGGTCGCCGAGAGCTACGCCGGGATGGCCGACGAAGCGCTCGCCGAGGAGTTCTTCCCCAGGATTCACGACGAGTACGAGCGCGCCGTCGGGCGCGTCACCGAAGTGACCGACCGCGACTCGCTCGTGCGGCGCGACTGGCTGCTCGACGGCCTCGACCGCCGGAACCCCTACGTCGACCCGTTGAACGTCCTCCAGACGCATCTCCTCGGCCAGGACGAGCGCACCGAGGCCGAGGAGCGCGCGCTCCGACTCACGGTGAAGGGGATCGCCGCCGGGATGAAAACCACCGGCTGAACCGGGAAACGAGTCAGTAGACCGCGACGTCGTCGAACCGGTTCTCGTAGACCGGCTGTCCGGGATGGGTGGCCTCCATTCCCGGGAGGGCCACCCGGTCGAACTTCTTCAGGCTGTTCTCGTAGCCGAGGTGGGCGAACTCCGCGCGCCGGCGCGCCTCGTGGACCAGCCCATCCCGGTGGCGAACCCGGCGCGGTGCGGCCTCGCGGAACGCCGCGAGGAGGTCGGCCTCGGTGTCGATACGGGCCTCGAACTCGGTCCAGACCTCGCCGACGGTGGCGTGGCGGTGGGCGTACGACGAGCCGAACGTGGGGCGGTCGAGGTCACGGGCGATCTCGCGTGCCCGGCGGTTGTGCCGTGCCCAGTGTTTCGGGTTGTAGACCTCGACGGCGTCGACGAGGTCGCGGTACCGACGGATGGCGGCCTCGTCGAGGCTCACGGTCAGGAACTCGGGATGGGGGACCAGCACCACGGCACCCTGGACCCGGAGTTCGGCCATCGCGCCGTCGAGGGTGGTGAAATCCGGTATCGGACCGTCGAGCCCGAGCGCGAGGACGTGCCGACGGTTTCGCCACGACCCGGTGAAGAGTTCGCGCGCGGGCACCACGAGGAGGTCGTCGTCGGTGTACGCCGCGGCCCGTTCCCGGATCTCGGACAGAGGGGTGAAGTGAGGTGCGTAGACCAGCACGTCGAGCCCGAACCGCTTCGCCTGGCGCACGACCCGGTCGTCGAGGATCTTCACGTGAGGGTCGATGCGAGTGACGGAACGACTCACTGGTTTGGATCGGCGATCGGTCGTATAGCGGGTTTCGATCCGCTTGGATGGCCCCGAGAAGACCCGCTACCGACTAAAATTTATTACAAACGATCGAGTGAATCAACGAATGAACCGCGGTGGCGGACGGCTCGGACGGCGAACGTTCCTCGCGCTCGGCGTGAGTACGAGCCTCGCTGGCTGCGTGGGCGGTGGCGGTGGAAGCTCGAACGATTCGACCACAGCGGGTCAGCGGACACTCGAAGAATCGACGGAGGGCTCGACCGTCGCTCAAGCTCCGTCGAACACGCCCGCGACGACGGGAACAGTGGATGGGGGCTGGGAGCCCGTTCGGATCGACTCGGATCGAGACGAACCGCGGGCGACGGCGATCGTCGGCAGCGGCGAGTCGTTGGGAGGATTCACGGTCTGGAACGACGCCGAAACCACGCGGAAGATCGATATCAGCGTTCGCAGACGGATCACCGAGACACCCTCGTTCGAGGGGAGCTACCGACTCGAATCGGACGCCTACGTCGGTATCGACATCTCGACCGCCGGCGACTACGTCGTCAGCGTCGGGCTCGCCGACGACGACCCGGAACGCATCGAGTTCACCGTCGACGACTGTAACGAACAGGGCCTGAGTGTCGCGGTACGGTCGAGCGGGAAGGTGGAGTGGTCGGGGATATCGACCATGATGGCGTGTATGACGGCCACGCTGACCGGGGGTCGGTATACTTCGACCCACGGACCCCCTTCGGAGGGGTCGGTGACGACGCGATGAATCGGTGACTGGCGCGCGGCCACCGTTCTCTGGAGCCTCGCGGGCCGTTTCTTCCGACCCGACGGTTCGAGGGGCTACCGTTCCTCGCTGTCGAGCACGCGGATCTGGTCGCCGCGAACGGTGACGGGGATCGGGACGGTCGCCTCGTAGAGTTCGACCGTCACTTGATCCTTGCCCTCGTCGATACGCTGGACCTGGGCCTTCTCGCCCTTGAACGGGCCGGCGATGAGTTCGACGATGTCGCTCTCGGCGATCCCCTCGACGTCGGGTTTCGGCGAGAGGAAGTGTTCGACCTCCGCGATCGAGGACTCGCCGGGGACGAGGTTGCGGGCGTGGGGGATCTCATCGAGCACGCGTTCGAGGATCGCGTAGTCGTCGGCCTCGACCATGACGTAGCTCGTGAGCGACTCGGGGGCGAGCGCGGCGTGGACGCTCGACTCCTCGCGGTTCATGATCATGTCCGCGACGGTGCGCTCCTGGCTCGCGGTGGTCTTGACGGCGTACATCCCCATCTCAGAACAGCCCCGGGAGCGTGTTCATGATGGTGAAGATGACGTACCCGATGAACCCGATGAGGACGATACCCGCCCCGGCGATCAGGGCGATCCGGGAGAACTCCTCCCAGGACGGCGTGCTCGCGAGCTTCAACACCCGAGTGTAGCTCCCGAGGTCGTACTTGATGTCCATTTGGGCCCGCTACTTTCCGGAGGGGTATCTATCTTGTGTCATCCCGTCCGCTCCCGTATCGAGAAGTTGATAAGAACTGGTTCGAAACGAGCTCGATGAACCTTCCACGGTCGTCGGAACGCGTGTCGAACCGTCGCGTGACGTTCCTCGCGGTGCTCGTCGTGGTCGCGGCGGCGTTCGTCGGTGCGGGCGTCGCCGGCGCGCAGTCCGGTACCGCCATCGATTCGTGTACGACGATAGACTCGCCCGGAACCTACACACTCGATTCCGACCTCTCGGCCGATTCGACCTGCATCCAGATCACCGCGAGCGACGTCACCCTCGACGGCGACGGGCACACGATCGAGGGTGGGAGCTCCGGGGTCGGCGTCGAGGTATCGGGCGATTCGACCCTCTCCGGGGTCACGGTGAAGAACGTCGAGACCACCGGCTTCACCCGCGGCATCCTGTTCCAGAACGCCGAGGACGGGACGATCGCCGGGAGCACGACGACCGACGCGACCGAGGGCATCACGCTCCTCTCGACCGACGACACCACCGTTCGCGGGAGCACGGCCACCGACAACGCGCTCGGGGTCGAACTCCGGAAGGCGAGCGGGAACACCATCACCGGGACCACCGCGAACGACAACAAGTACGGCCTCCACATCGAGCGCGGCAGCCTCCACAACGAGTTCACCGGCGACACCGCCTCGGGGAACGTGTTCTGGGACTTCTACTCCGACCGCTACAGCCCCGGTGTGGACTCCGATACCACCGTCTCGAACCTCGATATGGGTTCGGTCACCGTCGACCTCTCGGGGACGAACGTCGGGGCACGCGCCGAACCGGTCACGGGTGAGGGTCCCTCGGGCCGAGAGGCCGTCGGCACCGGGGTCCGAACCACCGACTACGGCGAGGGGTCCGATATCTCGCTGACGATCCACTACGCCGACGGCGACACCAGCGGTCTCGTCGAGACCTCGTTCGCACTCTTCAGCACCGACAGCGGCGACTCGTGGTCGGCGCTCGACTCCTCGTCGGTCGACGCCGGCGCGAACACCGTCTCGGCCACCGGCGTCCCCCACCCCGCGACCGTCGCGGTGTTCGGTTCCGCGGGCGGTTCGGGGTCGTCCGGCGATCCCGGTTCGTCGGGTGACACCGGTTCGTCGAACGATTCGGGCTCGGCGGCCACCGACACGGCGACCACGACAGCGACGGCCACCGCGACCGAAACGGCGACGCCGACGACCACCGCGACCGCCACTCCGACCACGACACCGACGGCAACCGCCACACCGACAGCTACCCCTACTGCGACGGTAACAGCAACGGAAACGCCTACCGCGACGCGGACCGCGACAGCAACGACGTCGACTGCGACGGCGGCCGAGCCATCAACCGCGACGACGACGACCGCCACGGCGGCGGACACCGCCGACACGACGGCGGTTTCAGGGTCGGGTTCGACCACCACGGCTGGAACTGAACGAGCCACGGCCACCGAATCGAACGTGAGCGCCGGCGAGAGCGGATCGAACGCCAGCACGACATCGTCGAGCAACGGCCCGGGCTTCGGTCCCCTCGCCGCCCTCGGCGCGCTGCTCGCGGCGGCCGTGCTGGCGGTTCGACGCGACCAGTAGCCACTCGAACTCTTTCGAAAGAGAGCTGACTCGCGTATGCTGGGTTTCGAACTAACGGTATCGCCGCCGTACGCGGACGGAGTTCGTACTCACCGCCCGCGACCGGTTCGATTACTCGACGTAGTCGATGTCGTTGTCGACCTGACCGGCGGTCTCGTTCGCGAGGTCCGAGCGACCGTAGATCTGGGGCGAGTCGACGCCCGTCACGACGATCATGGTCTCCATCTTGCCCGAGAAGCTCTCGTCGACCGACGCGCCCCAGATGATACGGGCGTCGGGGTCGATCCGGTCGTAGATCTCCTCGACGACGCCCTCGGCCTCCTCGACGCTCATGTCGGGACCGCCGACGACGTTGACCAACGCGGAGCTCGCGCCGGTGAACTCGACGTCCAGAAGGGGCGAGCGGAGCGCGGAGCGAATGGAGTCCTGGGCCTTGTTCTCGGAGTCGGACTCCCCGAGACCGATCATCGCGACGCCGCCGTTCTCCATGACGGTTCTGACGTCGGCGAAGTCGACGTTGACCAGTCCGGGTTTGGTGATGAGCTCGGTCATGCCCTTCACCGAGCGCATGAGGACGCGGTCACAGATCGTGAAGGCGTCCTGGAGCGGGAGGTTCGGCGCGTATTCGAGGAGTCGGTCGTTCGGGACGACGATCACCGTATCCGAGACCGCACGAAGGCGTTCGAGGCCCGCGTCGGCGTTCGCCCGCCGGCGCTCGCCCTCGGCGGTGAACGGGATGGTGGCGATCGCGATGGTGAGCGCACCGGCCTCCTGGGCGGCCTCGGCGACCACCGGCGCGGAGCCGGTTCCCGTGCCGCCGCCGAGTCCGGTGGTGACGAACACCATGTCGGAGCTGTCGATCGCGCCCTTGATGTCCTCGATCGTCTCGCGCGCGGCCTCCTCGCCGATCTTGGGGACCGAGCCCGCGCCGCGACCACCGGTTCGATCCCGACCCATCAGGATCTTGGTGTCGGCCTGGACCTGGTCGACGAGGTGCTGGGCGTCGGTGTTGGCGGCGACGAGCTTCGCGCCGTGGATCCCTTCCTTGGCCATCCGCGTCACCGTGTTCGACCCGGCTCCACCACAGCCGAACACCGTGATCTGTGTCCTGAGGTCCTCGACGACGCCCGCGAGCTCCTCGTCGCTCATCGTGCCGGCCCGCTTCTCGCCAGCCGGCGTCTCTCCGCTCCCCTGGCCCTCGTCCGACTCCTCGATGGCGTCCTCGATGATCGAATCCATTTGTGTCGGAGTCGCGGACGCCGCGTATTTATCTTTCCCCTTTTGTCCGAGGAATGTCACTCCCGGCGGGCGAACCGGCGGACGTGCTCGGCGTGGACCGCCTCGGGCGGTATCGTCCGGCCGTCGACCGTCACCGCCTCGCCGTCGGCGAGCGCCCCGAACTCCGGTCCCTCCGGCACGCCCGCTTCCCGCGCCGCCGCCGGATCGAACGCCGTCTCCCGGGCGACCAGCTCGCCATCGTGACGTTCGACGGATGCGTACTTGCCTTCGAGGAGGTCGGCGAACCCCTCGACGATCGAATCGCGGTCGTCCGCCCGAGCGAGCAGCACGCGGTCGGCGAGCCGGGTTCCCGATTCGTGGGTGTCGAACCCGAGCGCGTGCCGTTCGACGACCGCGTGGGCTCCCTCGCGGTCGATGCCCTCGGCCTCCGCCACCAGTTCCGACGGCAGGCGTTCGAGGACCGCTCCCCCGACCCCATCCCCGTCCGTTCGGGCCGGCTCCCCGAACCGGAGGCCATCGTCGACGGTCCCCAGTTCGTCCTCGGCGTGTGCGACGAACGCGAGTGGGACACCGGTCGTCTCCCGGAGCCACGTCTCGCTCACCACCCGATAGCCGAGGTCCTCGACGACCGACCTGAGTTCGGGTTTCGTTCCCTCGACGACGGCTCGGGTCGCGCCGCTACGCTCGAAGGCACGCTCGATGACTTTCTCGTGGTTCTCGGCCGCCCCCATCGCGTCGAGGGCCCAGTCCGCGCCGACGTGGCCCACCGCCCAGTCGGTCTCCCTGACTACCCGCTCGAATCGGGGGACGTAGTGGCCGCCGCCGAACCCCACGACCTGGCGCTCGCGGTGTGGGTCCGTTCCGTCGAGGTCGAGGATGGCCTTCGCCACCGCTCGCGCGCCCGCGGGGTCGTTCCACTCTTCCTCCGAACTCCCCAGCTCGACGAACAGTGAGGGGCGGCCGACGTCGGTGGGCCCGTGATGGGTGCACTCCATCCCGACGTCGTAGTTCGCCGGGGCGTGCTCGGTCAGCACGCGGACGACGCGGGTGTGAACGTTCGGCGCGGCCTCGGCGAAGGCGTTCGCCCCGCCACCGAACTCCGCGGGCCCGAAGTTCCCGGTGTGGTGGGCCGTGAGGAACCGGCCGGTGTCGCCGGCGTGTTTCGAGGCGAACACCACGAGGTCGGGGTCGTCGAACGCCTCGGCGATCCCGTCGATCTCGAGGTGGAGCGCGTCGAACTCGCGGAGCTCGAAGCCCGTAGTGCGAAAGACGGTGCCGCCGCCGTCGCTCTCGGCGCGCGTTTCGTCCTCCTCGGTCGTCCAGTCTGTGAGGTCGCGGAGGTGCTCGCCGATGTGGCTCGACGCTCGGTCGGCACGACTCACGACGATACCGATCATACCGGGAGAAGCCGTCTCGCGGGCTAAAGCCCCGCGATCCGTGGATAGGATCGCTTAATCGACCTGGACGCGAAATTCGGACGTGTTTCCGTCGCCCTCCCTCCCGGTCGCGACGGTGCCGCTCGACCGGGCGGGGGTCCTCGTGGGGTCGTTTCTCCTCCTGCTCGTCGGTGCCGAGGTCTTCACCAACGGCATCGAGTGGCTCGGCCAGCGCCTCGGCATCTCCGAGAGCGCCACCGGGAGCATCCTCGCGGCGCTCGGCACCGCGCTCCCCGAGACTCTGATTCCCGTGATCGCCATCCTCCAGGGCGGCAGCGCGGCCGACGACATCGGTGTGGGCGCGATCCTCGGCGCGCCGCTGTTGCTCGCCACGGTCGCGATGTTCCTCGTCGGCGCGTCGGCCTACCTCTTCGCCGGTCGCCGGGACGCCGACGAGGCGGTCCGCTTTCCTCCGGAGTCCACCGAACGCGACCTCTCCTTCTTCCTGTTCGCCTACGCCCTCGCGGTGGCCGCGGCGTTCGTTCCCTCACAACCGGTTTCTATGGGAATCGCGGTCGTGCTCGTCGGGCTCTACGCGGTCTACGTCTATCGGTCCGTCAGGAGCGGCGACCTCGCCGACGACGAGCTCGACGACCACTACCTCGGGCGGATCGTCGAGAGGGGCCTCGAAGCGGTCGGTATCGAGACCGAACGCGACCACGCGAGCGACCCCCACACGGTCCTCGTCGGGCTCCAGACCCTCCTGGCGCTCGGGTTCATCGTGCTCGGGGCGCGGCTGTTCGTGTCCGAGATCGAGTTCTTCTCCGAGACGGTGCTCTCGGTGCCGGCGGCGGTGGTCTCGTTGTTGCTCGCGCCGCTGGCCACCGAGCTCCCCGAGACGTTCAACAGCGTGCTCTGGATGGCTCGCGGGAGCGACACCCTCGCGCTCGGGAACATCACCGGGGCGATGGCGTTTCAGAGTACGATCCCCGTCACTCTCGGACTCGTGTTCACCTCCTGGGACCTCTCGTTCCAGTGGGGCACCACCGGCTTCCTCAACGCCCTCTCGGCCGTGCTCGCGCTCGTGAGCGGCGGCCTCGTCTACCTCCGGGTTCGGTCGGCCGACGGTCGCGAGCTCCGACCCGCACCGTTCCTGCTCGGCGGGGTCCTCTACGTCGGGTTCGTGGCGTTCGCGCTCTACGCCGTCCTCGTACTCGGTGCGAACGCTGCGTAGCGTCGCGGACGCAAGCGAAACCGCTTAACCGATCCCCAGCAGAGCCGGGGCCATGACTTCGGCGTTCGTGACTTGGCTTCCCCTTGCTATCGTCTCCGGCATCCTCGGCAACACGGTCTTTCTCGTCGGTTCGTTCGTGCTGCTCCTGCTCGGCGCGGAGATCTTCACTAACGGCGTCGAGTGGCTCGGCCAGTATCTCGGCCTCGGCGACAGCGCGACCGGGAGCATCCTCGCGGCGGTCGGCACCGCGCTCCCCGAGACCCTCATCCCCGTCATCGCCATCCTCGGCGCGTACCTCTCGGGCGAGGGCAGCGAGTCCGCGAGCGACATCGGCGTCGGCGCGATCCTCGGTGCCCCGTTCTTGCTCGCCACGATCGCGATGTTCCTCGTCGGGGTGAGCGTGCTGGTCTTCAGCGGTCGGCGCGACCACGGCAGCGAGTTCTACGTCAACGACGAGTCCACCCAGCGCGACCTCTTCTTCTTCTTCGTCGGCTACGTGTTCGCGGTGGCCGCGGCGTTCGTCACCGGTATCGCGACGGTCGCCATCGGCGCGTTCCTGGTCTTCTGGTACGGCCTCTACCTCTATCGCACCATCAGCGCCGACGACATGGTCGAGGGCGAGGAGGAGCTCGACCCGCTCTATCTCGGTCGGATCGTCGAGCGGCTGGGTGGCGACCCGGCCACCGACGACGACGGCCACAGCGAGGACCCCGCCGGCTGGACCGTCGGGCTCCAGACCCTGATCGCGCTCGCGCTGATCATCGGCGGCGCACAGCTGTTCGTCAGCGAGGTGAGCTACTTCTCGAACCAGGTCCTCTCGATCCCCGCCGCGATCCTCTCGCTCCTGCTCGCGCCGTTCGCCACCGAACTCCCCGAGAAGTTCAACAGCATCATCTGGATCGCCGACGACAAGGACACCCTCGCGCTCGGGAACATCACCGGGGCGATGGCGTTTCAGGGCACCCTGCCGGTGACCCTCGGGATCCTCTTCACCACCTGGGACCTCACCCTCCAGTGGGGGACGACCGGCTTCCTCAACGCCCTCTCGGCCGTGCTCGCGCTCGTGAGCGCCGCGATCCTCTACGTTCGGGCGCGTCGCGACACCACGGACTCGATGCATCCAGCCCCGTTCCTGGTCGGCGGGCTGTTCTACGCCCTCTTCATCGGTATCGTGCTCTATCACGTCTTCGTGATCGGGCTCTCGGGCGTGCCCGCACACTGAGGTTAGGTCGTCTCGATGTCGAGGTCGACGGGTCGGCGCTCGCCCTCGATGTCGGCGACGACGCGTTCGACGACGCGTTGGCCCTCGCGCTCGATGACGGGTTTGACCTTCTCGACCACCCACGACAGCGAGACCAGTCGGGGGAGGTCGAAGTTCGAGGGGTTCACCGAGTCCGTGTCGTACTCGACCCGGAAGTGGACTTTCGAGGCATGTTCGCGGTCCTCCGGCGGTTCGTGCTCCTCGACCAGCCAGTAGCCGCTGGCGTCGATGTCCTTCACGACCCGCCAGTCGATACGGTTGGGCGGGTCGGTGTCGGTGACCCGCGAGCGCGCGGTGTAGGTGAGTTTCCACCACGCGAAGTGGAGGTCGTAGGTCGTGCCCGCCGAGCCGTCGCCCTGGCGGTCGACCCCACGCAGGTGCTCCGAGTAGCGCGGATACCGTGGAAAGTCGATAAGCACGTCGTAGACCTCCTCCGGCGGGAGGTAGACGACCGTGCTGATATCGATGGTGTTCACGGCTCAGTCACGACCGCCGAGGGCCTAAGCGTTACCGTGTTCGCGGGTTACGCTCACCCGGCGAACATCGGGAAATAGATAGGGGTTCGCTCACAACCGACTCGATAGCCGATGAACGCCCTCCCTGCCGGTCCGAACAGCAATCAGAGCGTATTTGCCGCCGTCGTCCTCGCGGCGCTCGCCGTCCTCGCCCTCGCCGTCGCCCCGGTCGGCCTCGCGGGCGCACAGCCCACCGGCGCGACCCCGGTGAACTCGTGTATCACCATCGACACCCCGGGACGGTACGTCCTCACGGGGAACGTCACGGGCGACGTCGCCGGCGAGGACGAGGCCTGCATCGAGGTCACGAGCGGCAACGTCACTCTCGACGGCGCGGGCCACTCGGTCACGGGGAGCGGGACGGGCCACGGCGTCGAGGTCGACGGTGCCGCGAAGCCGGTCACGAACGTCACCGTCGAGCGCCTCCACGCGAACGAGTGGACGGTCGGGGTGTTCCTGCTCGGGGTGGACGACAGCACGGTCCGGAACGTCATCGCGAACGGTACGATATCGGGGGTCTCGCTCGCACAGTCGAGTGAGAACCGGATCGTCGACGCCACCGCCTACGGTAACTCGATCGGGGTCGCGGTCGGCGGGACGAGCCACGACAACACGGTGCGGAACGCGGTCGCGGTCGAGAACAAGTGGGGGATCCACTTCGAGCGCGAGAGCGGGAACAACACCGTGCGGGACAGCGTCGCGCGCAACAACACCAACTGGGACTACTACTCGATGCGCAACCGCGGGCCGAACGAGGTCTCGAACCTCGAACTCTCGACGGCCACCCTCTCGTTCACCGAACGGAACGTGGCCTTCAGGTCCATCACCGACCCGCCCGCGCTCCCCGCCGGTACCGCGAACCGCGGGGCCTACGTCGAGGCGTTCGCCGCCGCCGGTCAGTCCTCGCTCTCGCTGACGATGGACGACGGGGCGGGCGGCGGTGCGGCCACCCTCTGGCGCGCGACCCAGGGGAGCTGGTCGCGGGTGCCGGGCGCGACGAGCGACGGCGGCACCGTCTCGGGGGCCACCCTCACGGAGTTCGGGATCTTCGGCGCGCTCTCGGACAGCGGCAACGGCGGGCCGGCGAACGTGACGACCAGCGGCTCGCCGTCGGTCCAGCGCACGATGACCACCGTTCCGGGAAGCGCCGCCACGAACACGGCGACCTCGGCCACCACCGGCGCGACGGCGGCCACTGCCCCTGACTCGAACGCCACGGGGGTCGACGTGGAAGCCAACGGATCGACGACCTCAACCGAGAGCACCGACCGAGCGGGGTCCGAGCCGGGGACGGCCACGTCGGACGAGTCGGGGACTGATACGGCGGCCCCCGAAACCGGGGACGCGGGCGGCCTCCTCTCCTCGACCGTCGGCTGGGCCAAGGTCCTCTTCGCCGCGGCGGCGCTCGTCGCGCTGGTCCTGCTCGGGACGGTCGTCGTCATCCGCCACCGTCGCGGCCGGAATCGCGGGTTCTGAGTTTCACACGGCGAATTGGGGAATTTCGGTTTTCGACCCGTGTCGCCGGGGAAGTCCGGGACAACTGCATCTGTTTTCGTATTGATGCTATCTCGTTAGCCGATTCTGTGGGCGAATCCCGACGCAAACGAGAGACCGCACCGCTACCGTCCCGCGACCGCCACTCGCCCGGTACAAATGAGAACCGCCATCGCCCCGCTCCCGCCCCGCACAGGCCACACACCTCCCCAGCCGACTGCGCTCCTCGCTCGCTCTGCTCACGGGTCACTTCGTTCCCCGTTCGCGACCGAGGTTCTCCTTTCAGTCGAACCTCGCACCGCTCGCTGCGGTGCTCATCCCTCACACGCCGATTCGCGCTCGCACGCTCACGTCCGTTCGCGCACGACCGCGTGCGCGCGCC is a window from the Halococcus hamelinensis 100A6 genome containing:
- the ppc gene encoding phosphoenolpyruvate carboxylase — translated: MTLHRRTVERDVRELGALLGDVIEAQASTAAYEVVEDLRTAAIDYRRGDADSRDPLRETVEDLDPATESAVARAFTSYFELVNLAEERERIRAIRSASQEGSLADSLGAAVDELAAADVDAATVESLLDDVLIEPTFTAHPTEARRKTVKSKLRAVTRHLETLDERLLTDTEEAQVKRDIDAEVTSLWQTAQVRDRRPEPGDEARNVQWYLENTLFDVTGEVYAEFEEALGERFEDVSIPQLFQFRSWAGSDADGNPYVTPEVTAETLDRQRSVVVERYRDELKRLSGVVSQDGRRIEVDETFEERLAADRERFPSIAETAAERYPNEPYRQKLRLMRERLVRVGDVRPGGYGEADELVADLDALAASLRANDAGTVATAHVDPLRRQVATFEFQLASLDLRDHRENHTTAVAETLDRQEVEYGEMDEDERVATLTDAVLQEESVIDVDDRDGVSDTTGTVLERFASLADWQREYGSDAIDTYCISMTEEPSHVLEVLFLADQAGVVSLPDHSGLDVVPLLETESALSGADRIMGTLFENEAYAAAVAARGGTQEIMLGYSDSNKENGFLAANWELHRNQRRLGEIVAEYDVSLRLFHGRGGSISRGGGPMNEALRALPNSTVTGEVKFTEQGEAIAEKYATPRIAERNLEQMLNAQLLARHDAVEQPTEEIPQVWTDAMDAMASAAREEYRDLLESEGFVEFFGQATPIGVIEDLNLGSRPASRSGERTVEDLRAIPWVFSWTQARCILPGWYALGTGIETYLDEGSAGTDDTDRDERVETLREMYAEWPFFRTTLDNAALSLARTEMEVAESYAGMADEALAEEFFPRIHDEYERAVGRVTEVTDRDSLVRRDWLLDGLDRRNPYVDPLNVLQTHLLGQDERTEAEERALRLTVKGIAAGMKTTG
- a CDS encoding PHP-associated domain-containing protein is translated as MSRSVTRIDPHVKILDDRVVRQAKRFGLDVLVYAPHFTPLSEIRERAAAYTDDDLLVVPARELFTGSWRNRRHVLALGLDGPIPDFTTLDGAMAELRVQGAVVLVPHPEFLTVSLDEAAIRRYRDLVDAVEVYNPKHWARHNRRAREIARDLDRPTFGSSYAHRHATVGEVWTEFEARIDTEADLLAAFREAAPRRVRHRDGLVHEARRRAEFAHLGYENSLKKFDRVALPGMEATHPGQPVYENRFDDVAVY
- a CDS encoding transcription elongation factor Spt5; its protein translation is MGMYAVKTTASQERTVADMIMNREESSVHAALAPESLTSYVMVEADDYAILERVLDEIPHARNLVPGESSIAEVEHFLSPKPDVEGIAESDIVELIAGPFKGEKAQVQRIDEGKDQVTVELYEATVPIPVTVRGDQIRVLDSEER
- a CDS encoding protein translocase SEC61 complex subunit gamma; this translates as MDIKYDLGSYTRVLKLASTPSWEEFSRIALIAGAGIVLIGFIGYVIFTIMNTLPGLF
- a CDS encoding NosD domain-containing protein, whose protein sequence is MNLPRSSERVSNRRVTFLAVLVVVAAAFVGAGVAGAQSGTAIDSCTTIDSPGTYTLDSDLSADSTCIQITASDVTLDGDGHTIEGGSSGVGVEVSGDSTLSGVTVKNVETTGFTRGILFQNAEDGTIAGSTTTDATEGITLLSTDDTTVRGSTATDNALGVELRKASGNTITGTTANDNKYGLHIERGSLHNEFTGDTASGNVFWDFYSDRYSPGVDSDTTVSNLDMGSVTVDLSGTNVGARAEPVTGEGPSGREAVGTGVRTTDYGEGSDISLTIHYADGDTSGLVETSFALFSTDSGDSWSALDSSSVDAGANTVSATGVPHPATVAVFGSAGGSGSSGDPGSSGDTGSSNDSGSAATDTATTTATATATETATPTTTATATPTTTPTATATPTATPTATVTATETPTATRTATATTSTATAAEPSTATTTTATAADTADTTAVSGSGSTTTAGTERATATESNVSAGESGSNASTTSSSNGPGFGPLAALGALLAAAVLAVRRDQ
- the ftsZ gene encoding cell division protein FtsZ, which codes for MDSIIEDAIEESDEGQGSGETPAGEKRAGTMSDEELAGVVEDLRTQITVFGCGGAGSNTVTRMAKEGIHGAKLVAANTDAQHLVDQVQADTKILMGRDRTGGRGAGSVPKIGEEAARETIEDIKGAIDSSDMVFVTTGLGGGTGTGSAPVVAEAAQEAGALTIAIATIPFTAEGERRRANADAGLERLRAVSDTVIVVPNDRLLEYAPNLPLQDAFTICDRVLMRSVKGMTELITKPGLVNVDFADVRTVMENGGVAMIGLGESDSENKAQDSIRSALRSPLLDVEFTGASSALVNVVGGPDMSVEEAEGVVEEIYDRIDPDARIIWGASVDESFSGKMETMIVVTGVDSPQIYGRSDLANETAGQVDNDIDYVE